In Thermosynechococcus sichuanensis E542, a single genomic region encodes these proteins:
- a CDS encoding PstS family phosphate ABC transporter substrate-binding protein — MFTSAKSYARLGVAAAVAALSASFIPAAFSQGTPTIRIDGSSTVFPITEAVAEQFQKAQGGKIRVTVGVSGTGGGFKKFCRGETDISNASRPILAKEIADCKAAGINFIELPVAYDALTVVVNPQNTWARSLTVAELKNIWGPDSKINNWSQVRQGFPNIPLKLFGPGADSGTFDYFTEAINGKAKVSRKDFTASEDDNVLVQGVSRDRGALGYFGFAYYMENRNRLKAVAIDNGKGPVQPSEQNVLNGTYQPLSRPIFIYVNAKSAQRPEVRQFVTYYLNNAPAMVKKVKYVPLPASAYRTILANFNRNRVGTVFGGKEAIGLTINQLLKMQPQ, encoded by the coding sequence ATGTTTACATCTGCAAAAAGCTATGCCCGCCTAGGGGTGGCTGCAGCCGTCGCAGCTCTCTCGGCTAGCTTCATTCCTGCTGCTTTTTCCCAAGGGACACCGACGATTCGCATTGATGGCTCCAGTACCGTTTTCCCCATTACTGAAGCTGTCGCTGAACAGTTCCAAAAAGCCCAAGGGGGCAAAATTCGTGTAACTGTTGGTGTATCTGGTACAGGCGGTGGCTTCAAGAAGTTCTGCCGGGGTGAAACGGATATCTCTAACGCTTCTCGCCCGATTTTGGCTAAAGAAATCGCAGATTGTAAAGCCGCGGGCATCAACTTTATCGAGCTACCTGTGGCCTATGATGCCCTAACTGTGGTAGTGAATCCCCAAAACACTTGGGCAAGAAGTCTAACTGTTGCTGAACTGAAAAATATTTGGGGACCAGACTCGAAAATCAATAACTGGAGCCAAGTGCGCCAAGGTTTCCCCAACATTCCTCTGAAACTCTTTGGGCCAGGGGCTGACTCTGGAACCTTTGACTACTTCACAGAAGCCATTAACGGTAAAGCCAAAGTGAGCCGCAAAGACTTCACGGCCAGTGAAGATGACAACGTGCTGGTGCAAGGGGTATCTCGCGATCGCGGTGCCTTAGGCTACTTTGGGTTTGCTTACTACATGGAAAACCGCAATCGCCTCAAAGCAGTTGCTATCGACAATGGCAAAGGGCCTGTCCAACCCTCTGAGCAAAACGTGCTGAATGGGACATACCAACCCCTCTCCCGTCCCATCTTTATCTATGTCAACGCCAAGTCAGCACAGCGGCCGGAAGTGCGGCAGTTTGTTACCTACTACCTAAACAACGCCCCTGCAATGGTGAAAAAGGTGAAGTATGTTCCCCTGCCGGCCAGTGCCTACCGCACTATCTTGGCCAACTTCAACCGTAATCGTGTGGGTACGGTCTTTGGGGGTAAAGAGGCCATTGGCCTTACGATCAACCAACTGCTGAAAATGCAACCCCAGTAG
- the pstC gene encoding phosphate ABC transporter permease subunit PstC, translated as MVEQPLPYSTKLPVALPSRTVRIWRERIIASILFLAAISSVVTTLVIIYILFAETVIFFEKVMEMHQESLFEALVEFFTGTDWSPLIEPVGIGILPLLSGTFTTCFVACCVAIPLGTIAAVYLSEFAPAKVRELLKPILEILAGIPTVVYGYFALLVVTPFLQKIILGVQQFFNPGKEPWEYYELPGFNMLGAGIVVGLMVLPYITSLTEDALQAVPLQLREGSYAMGATRLQTAIRVLMPAAASGIVAAYILGLARAIGETMIVAVAAGLQPKFTFNPLEGASTTTAFIVSVSLGDLPHGSLEYQSIFAAGIMLFFATLILNVAGYFFSRRYREVY; from the coding sequence ATGGTAGAACAGCCCCTACCCTACTCCACGAAGTTACCCGTTGCGTTACCATCCCGTACGGTCAGAATCTGGCGTGAACGCATTATTGCCAGTATTCTTTTTTTGGCGGCGATCTCATCGGTCGTGACTACGCTGGTGATCATCTATATTTTGTTTGCTGAGACAGTGATCTTCTTTGAAAAGGTGATGGAGATGCATCAAGAGTCTCTCTTTGAGGCCTTGGTGGAATTCTTTACGGGCACCGACTGGTCGCCCCTCATTGAGCCAGTGGGGATTGGTATCTTACCGTTGCTCTCTGGGACGTTTACGACCTGCTTTGTGGCCTGTTGTGTGGCGATTCCCCTTGGCACAATTGCAGCCGTTTACTTGAGTGAGTTTGCACCCGCCAAAGTTCGGGAACTCCTTAAGCCCATTCTGGAGATTCTGGCAGGGATTCCCACCGTTGTTTACGGCTACTTTGCTCTTTTGGTGGTCACCCCCTTCCTCCAGAAAATTATTCTTGGGGTGCAGCAGTTTTTCAACCCCGGCAAAGAACCTTGGGAATATTACGAACTGCCGGGTTTTAACATGCTGGGGGCAGGGATTGTGGTCGGTCTAATGGTACTGCCTTATATCACAAGTTTGACAGAAGATGCGTTGCAGGCAGTTCCCCTTCAACTGCGGGAGGGTTCCTATGCCATGGGGGCGACTCGTTTGCAAACAGCGATTAGAGTGTTGATGCCGGCGGCGGCTTCTGGGATTGTGGCGGCCTATATCTTGGGCTTGGCACGGGCAATTGGGGAAACAATGATTGTGGCGGTGGCGGCTGGCTTGCAGCCTAAGTTTACCTTTAATCCCTTAGAAGGAGCCTCAACCACAACCGCCTTCATTGTCTCGGTGAGTTTGGGGGACTTGCCCCACGGATCACTGGAGTATCAGTCGATTTTTGCCGCCGGGATCATGCTGTTTTTTGCGACGCTGATCCTGAATGTGGCAGGCTACTTCTTTAGTCGCCGTTACCGTGAGGTGTACTAA
- the pstA gene encoding phosphate ABC transporter permease PstA — MRSQQHILNNLRNPIAIAASIQSRKRWEQFFIALGWFSLLVALLTLVFLVSDLFLRGLPMLNWKFFTSPPSSDPEEAGILTAWVGSLLVIFVTALVAIPLGIAAGIYLEEYAPKNWLLDFIEVNITNLAGVPSIIYGLLALGFFVYILNWGESILTAGFTLALLILPVVIVTTRESLRAIPQGIREAAYAVGSSRWQVIADHVLPYSMGGILTGIIVGISRAIGETAPLITIGALTFITFLPDPPIQNEFPYISFKWIWSPFTVLPIQMFNWVSRPQEAFQVNAAAAGIVLLVLTLAVNGTAIYLRYRFRKSIKW; from the coding sequence ATGCGTAGCCAACAACATATTCTCAACAACCTCCGCAATCCAATCGCGATCGCCGCTTCAATTCAAAGTCGCAAGCGCTGGGAACAATTTTTTATTGCCCTAGGCTGGTTCTCTTTGCTAGTTGCCCTATTGACCCTCGTTTTTTTGGTCTCTGACCTCTTCCTACGGGGTCTGCCGATGCTCAACTGGAAATTTTTTACTTCGCCTCCCAGTAGTGATCCAGAGGAGGCCGGCATCCTCACGGCATGGGTCGGCAGTCTGTTGGTTATTTTTGTAACCGCTTTGGTGGCGATTCCCTTGGGTATTGCAGCGGGCATTTACCTCGAAGAATACGCCCCCAAAAACTGGCTACTTGATTTTATCGAGGTCAATATCACGAATCTGGCGGGTGTGCCCTCGATTATCTATGGTCTGCTGGCGCTGGGTTTCTTTGTCTATATCCTCAATTGGGGTGAAAGTATTCTCACAGCGGGGTTCACGCTGGCATTGCTGATTTTACCTGTGGTGATTGTGACCACTCGCGAGTCCTTGCGAGCCATTCCCCAGGGGATTCGGGAAGCTGCCTATGCCGTTGGCTCAAGTCGCTGGCAGGTGATTGCTGATCATGTGCTGCCCTACTCCATGGGGGGGATTCTCACGGGGATTATTGTTGGTATCTCCCGCGCAATTGGCGAAACGGCACCCCTGATCACCATTGGTGCTTTGACGTTTATCACGTTCTTGCCGGATCCACCCATTCAAAACGAGTTTCCCTACATTTCGTTTAAGTGGATTTGGTCTCCCTTTACAGTACTGCCGATTCAGATGTTTAACTGGGTCTCCCGTCCTCAAGAAGCTTTTCAAGTGAATGCGGCGGCGGCGGGGATTGTGCTGCTGGTGTTAACGCTGGCAGTGAATGGTACAGCGATTTATCTGCGTTATCGTTTTAGGAAGAGTATCAAATGGTAA
- the pstB gene encoding phosphate ABC transporter ATP-binding protein PstB: MVKPTDRVVATENEPLKKLAEVRDLNFYYSGKHALKNINLPVYEKKVTALIGPSGCGKTTLLRCFNRMHDLYPGNRYEGEIWLGDDPPRNLLQMDPIEVRMQIGMVFQKPNPFPKSIYENVAYGLRVRGINNRAILDEVVERSLRNAALWDEVKDRLEEPGTSLSGGQQQRLCIARALATDPALILFDEPTSALDPIATVSIENLIVELKDQVTILIVTHNMQQAIRISQFTAFMYLGEIVEYNETMSIFTKPVEQKTADYVSGRFG; encoded by the coding sequence ATGGTAAAGCCTACAGATCGGGTGGTAGCTACCGAGAATGAGCCACTGAAAAAGCTAGCAGAGGTGCGGGATCTGAACTTCTACTACAGTGGTAAGCATGCCCTCAAGAATATCAACCTGCCAGTCTATGAGAAGAAAGTAACGGCACTGATTGGCCCATCGGGCTGCGGCAAGACGACCTTGCTGCGCTGCTTTAATCGCATGCATGATCTTTACCCTGGCAACCGCTACGAAGGGGAAATCTGGCTAGGGGATGACCCTCCCCGTAACCTCTTGCAGATGGATCCCATTGAGGTGCGGATGCAGATTGGCATGGTGTTCCAAAAGCCCAACCCCTTCCCGAAGTCGATTTATGAAAACGTTGCCTATGGCTTGCGGGTACGGGGCATCAATAATCGTGCCATTCTCGATGAGGTGGTGGAGCGATCGCTCCGCAATGCAGCCCTCTGGGATGAAGTCAAAGATCGCCTCGAAGAACCGGGAACCTCTCTATCGGGGGGGCAGCAACAGCGCTTGTGTATTGCCCGTGCCCTCGCCACGGATCCAGCGCTTATTCTCTTTGACGAACCAACATCGGCCTTGGATCCGATTGCCACAGTGAGCATTGAGAACCTGATTGTGGAACTCAAGGATCAAGTGACGATTCTAATTGTGACCCACAACATGCAGCAGGCGATTCGCATTTCCCAGTTCACGGCCTTTATGTACTTGGGCGAAATCGTTGAGTACAACGAAACTATGTCCATCTTCACAAAGCCGGTAGAACAGAAGACCGCCGATTACGTCAGTGGTCGCTTTGGTTGA